In Providencia rettgeri, the following proteins share a genomic window:
- a CDS encoding zinc-binding alcohol dehydrogenase family protein encodes MKQLICQEPKKLVYQDVAEPTVKVGHVKIKIHAVGICGTDIHAWGGNQPFFQYPRVLGHEISGTICEVASDVTQWKVGQRVAVMPYVACYECGACKSGKTNCCEKISVIGVHEDGGFCEFLNVPQNNVLAIADTVTDIDGALIEPFSISAHAVRRAQVKPQDTVLVVGAGPIGLGVAAIAKADGANVLVADTSEARRQHVEKVLGLTTCDPASENYLSSIESHFSGMLAEKVIDATGNQHAMNTAVNLIRHGGLIVFVGLFKGNLSFPDPDFHKKETTMMGSRNATLEDFNKVARLMAEGKLASEMMLTHQFDFNSIGNSYEQDVINNRELIKGVILF; translated from the coding sequence ATGAAACAATTGATTTGCCAGGAACCTAAAAAATTAGTCTATCAAGACGTTGCTGAACCTACAGTTAAAGTTGGGCACGTAAAAATAAAAATACATGCCGTTGGAATATGTGGAACAGATATTCACGCATGGGGAGGAAATCAGCCATTTTTCCAGTATCCACGCGTATTAGGCCATGAAATTTCTGGCACTATTTGCGAGGTTGCTTCTGATGTTACTCAATGGAAAGTTGGGCAGCGTGTTGCCGTGATGCCTTATGTTGCTTGCTATGAGTGCGGGGCTTGCAAAAGTGGTAAAACAAATTGTTGTGAAAAAATTTCGGTGATTGGGGTTCATGAAGATGGTGGTTTTTGTGAGTTCTTAAACGTCCCACAAAACAACGTGTTAGCCATTGCGGATACCGTTACTGATATTGATGGGGCGTTAATTGAACCGTTTTCGATTAGTGCTCATGCAGTGAGACGCGCACAAGTTAAGCCTCAAGATACTGTTCTAGTCGTAGGGGCTGGTCCGATAGGGCTTGGTGTTGCTGCGATTGCTAAAGCAGACGGTGCTAACGTATTAGTTGCTGACACCAGTGAGGCTCGTCGTCAACATGTTGAAAAGGTATTAGGTTTAACAACGTGTGACCCAGCGAGTGAAAATTACTTATCAAGTATTGAAAGCCATTTTTCAGGGATGCTTGCAGAGAAAGTCATTGATGCAACGGGGAATCAACACGCAATGAACACTGCGGTGAATTTAATTCGCCATGGTGGTTTGATTGTTTTTGTTGGGCTATTTAAAGGTAATTTATCGTTTCCAGATCCTGATTTTCATAAGAAAGAAACAACAATGATGGGAAGTCGCAATGCGACGCTTGAAGATTTCAATAAAGTGGCAAGGTTGATGGCGGAAGGAAAGCTCGCGAGTGAAATGATGCTAACTCATCAATTTGATTTTAATTCTATTGGTAATAGTTATGAGCAAGACGTAATTAATAACCGTGAGTTAATTAAAGGCGTTATCTTATTTTAA
- a CDS encoding GntR family transcriptional regulator — MVRSKNIRYGSINEFLDAIHKNLLTSPFPSQSSLAEMFNISRTTVRHTLEYLLENKIIEKQGNDYHVIRYPNKTDFFPVESSLPDQQIVLFEKAFYQMIKRKELMPGDTFTELQLAKKSHVSSSVVREFLVEFSRYGLIKNTHRGNWHMMKFSREYAEKLFEFRELLETNALTHFLNLPADDHRWILAKELLLKHRTLRETVTINYRDFSQLDYELHSLILSGANNPFFSQSLEIITVIFHFQYQWDESDLKERNVLAIEEHMTILSALISRNDIVAMNELRHHLDTAKRTMINSIQQTYE; from the coding sequence ATGGTGAGGAGTAAAAATATACGTTATGGGTCAATTAACGAATTTTTAGATGCAATTCATAAAAATTTATTAACGTCCCCCTTCCCATCACAATCTTCTTTAGCGGAAATGTTTAATATCAGCCGAACTACCGTTAGACATACCCTTGAATATTTATTAGAAAATAAAATCATTGAAAAACAAGGGAATGACTACCATGTCATTCGCTATCCCAATAAAACTGATTTTTTCCCAGTTGAGTCAAGCCTTCCAGATCAACAAATCGTCTTATTCGAAAAAGCGTTTTACCAAATGATTAAACGCAAAGAATTGATGCCCGGAGATACTTTTACTGAGTTACAATTGGCGAAAAAAAGCCATGTGAGCTCTAGCGTTGTCCGTGAATTTTTAGTGGAGTTTTCTCGTTATGGGTTAATTAAAAACACCCACCGAGGAAATTGGCACATGATGAAGTTTTCGCGCGAGTACGCAGAAAAACTCTTTGAGTTCAGAGAATTACTAGAAACCAATGCCCTTACGCACTTTTTAAATTTACCCGCAGATGACCACCGTTGGATTTTAGCAAAAGAGCTATTACTTAAGCATAGAACACTGCGCGAAACAGTGACTATCAATTACCGCGACTTTTCCCAACTCGATTATGAGCTACATAGCCTTATTTTATCGGGTGCCAACAACCCATTTTTCAGTCAGTCTCTTGAAATCATCACTGTAATATTCCACTTTCAATACCAGTGGGATGAATCTGACTTAAAAGAAAGAAATGTACTGGCAATTGAAGAACATATGACCATTTTAAGTGCTTTAATTAGCCGTAATGATATTGTTGCGATGAATGAACTTCGTCACCATTTAGATACCGCTAAACGAACGATGATCAACTCTATACAGCAAACTTATGAATAA
- a CDS encoding tagaturonate reductase: MDYLNRQSMASKQYPERILQFGEGNFLRAFIDWMVDQLNEETDFNSGITIVRPIDSSHPSINQQNGLYTAITRGINEQKQSVSNIRIINSVNREILIYSEYDKYLKCAENPDLQWIFSNTTEAGIVYKHDVRLEDTPASSFPAKLTQFLFHRFQYFNGDTSKGLFIIPCELIDYNGDKLQEFVNKHAQDWKLPADFITWLNDSNTFCSTLVDRIVTGYPKNEIEKLEKELGYKDDFLVTAEYFYLFVIQGPKVLEQKLKLNELPLNIKVVDDIKPYKERKVAILNGAHTAMVPVAYLAGIRTVRDVTTNPVFLSFIKDLIDNEVIPVLSQSPSELTAFASAVIDRFNNPYIEHELMSISLNSLTKFKTRLLPQLISYVNQYNKIPYCISFSLAALIVFYRGEQAGQPIPLNDDDYLLERFKAWNELYDSNVKQLTENVLAMSDLWGLNLNEIPKLQDDVSQKITEILSHGTESMLRKKYVC, encoded by the coding sequence ATGGATTACTTAAATCGACAGTCAATGGCTAGCAAGCAATACCCAGAGAGAATTCTGCAATTCGGAGAAGGCAATTTTCTACGTGCTTTTATCGACTGGATGGTTGATCAACTGAATGAAGAAACAGACTTCAATAGTGGTATTACTATTGTTAGACCAATTGACTCATCACATCCCTCAATTAATCAACAAAATGGACTTTATACCGCCATCACTAGGGGAATTAATGAACAAAAACAAAGCGTTTCTAATATAAGAATAATTAATTCAGTTAATCGTGAAATACTTATTTACTCTGAATATGATAAATATTTAAAGTGTGCAGAAAATCCCGACTTACAATGGATATTCTCTAACACAACCGAAGCCGGGATCGTATATAAGCACGATGTACGTCTAGAAGACACACCAGCAAGTAGTTTCCCAGCTAAACTTACGCAATTCTTATTTCACCGCTTTCAATATTTTAATGGTGATACTAGCAAAGGATTGTTCATCATCCCTTGTGAGTTAATTGACTATAATGGCGATAAACTACAAGAGTTTGTAAATAAACATGCGCAAGACTGGAAACTTCCCGCAGATTTCATTACTTGGCTAAATGACAGTAATACATTTTGTTCTACATTAGTCGATAGAATTGTTACAGGTTACCCAAAAAATGAAATTGAAAAACTGGAAAAAGAATTAGGTTATAAAGACGATTTTCTCGTCACGGCTGAATATTTCTATTTGTTTGTCATTCAAGGGCCAAAAGTATTAGAGCAGAAACTAAAACTAAATGAATTACCATTAAATATCAAAGTGGTCGATGATATAAAACCCTATAAAGAGCGCAAAGTGGCAATCTTGAATGGTGCACACACTGCGATGGTTCCTGTTGCTTACTTAGCAGGCATTAGGACTGTCCGTGATGTCACTACCAATCCCGTTTTTTTATCTTTCATTAAAGATTTAATTGATAATGAAGTTATTCCTGTTTTATCTCAAAGCCCTTCAGAGCTCACGGCTTTTGCTTCCGCAGTGATTGACCGTTTTAATAACCCATATATAGAACATGAGTTAATGTCAATTTCGCTTAACTCACTCACTAAATTTAAAACTCGCTTATTGCCCCAATTAATCTCTTACGTTAATCAATACAATAAAATCCCTTATTGCATTTCATTTTCACTTGCTGCGTTGATTGTTTTCTATCGCGGAGAACAGGCTGGACAGCCCATTCCTTTAAATGATGATGATTATTTACTGGAACGCTTTAAAGCTTGGAACGAACTCTATGACTCAAATGTAAAACAACTTACTGAAAATGTGCTAGCGATGTCTGATTTATGGGGATTGAACCTCAACGAAATACCAAAATTACAGGATGATGTGAGCCAGAAAATTACTGAAATTCTGAGTCATGGTACAGAATCAATGCTACGCAAAAAATATGTTTGTTAG
- a CDS encoding C4-dicarboxylate TRAP transporter substrate-binding protein, with protein MKLSTLNGKTLLSLTLSTMLLMGSMTGAAFADAKYKLKVAYENNPGEPFDLAIHEWAKKFNEKTNGEGELIPYPSSQLGSKKDVIEQMKLGSPLITLADGAFFSDYVPDYGIMFGPYLGLSYKDIFKLNASPWYGSLEQQLDKKGLHVVSKDWLYGSRHILANKMIQTPDDLKGLKIRVPNNKIQIKGLEAMGATPTPLPLAEVYTALNLKIIDGAENPIPVLYGQKHHEAAKFLILTGHVENVTNLVMGSKTYDKLPENIQQALVESGNEAGQFLTDLVLQQEKEIIEKMKNEGVTVVEVDRALFKEKSKPFYNEFPEWSANLYQQTQDIINN; from the coding sequence ATGAAACTGAGCACATTAAACGGAAAAACACTTCTTAGCTTAACACTCAGCACAATGCTATTAATGGGCAGCATGACAGGAGCAGCATTTGCAGATGCTAAATATAAGCTAAAAGTTGCTTATGAAAATAACCCCGGTGAACCATTTGACTTAGCGATCCACGAATGGGCAAAAAAATTCAATGAAAAAACCAATGGCGAAGGTGAATTGATCCCTTATCCAAGTTCGCAATTAGGGTCCAAAAAGGATGTCATCGAACAAATGAAGTTAGGTAGCCCACTAATTACTTTAGCGGATGGCGCTTTCTTCTCTGATTATGTACCTGATTACGGCATTATGTTTGGACCCTATTTAGGACTATCTTATAAAGATATTTTTAAATTGAACGCCTCACCTTGGTATGGTTCTTTAGAACAACAGTTAGATAAAAAAGGCCTTCATGTCGTTTCTAAAGATTGGCTATATGGTTCACGCCATATCTTAGCCAATAAAATGATCCAAACCCCAGATGACCTAAAAGGTTTAAAAATTCGCGTTCCTAATAATAAAATTCAAATTAAAGGTTTAGAGGCAATGGGTGCCACCCCTACTCCATTACCTTTAGCTGAAGTTTATACTGCACTTAATCTTAAAATTATTGACGGTGCAGAAAACCCAATCCCAGTGCTATATGGGCAAAAACACCATGAAGCAGCTAAGTTCTTGATCCTAACGGGCCATGTAGAGAACGTGACCAACTTAGTCATGGGCAGTAAAACGTATGATAAATTACCCGAAAATATCCAACAGGCTTTAGTTGAATCAGGTAATGAAGCTGGGCAATTCTTAACAGATTTAGTCCTACAGCAAGAAAAAGAAATTATTGAGAAAATGAAAAATGAAGGCGTTACGGTTGTTGAAGTAGATAGAGCGCTCTTCAAAGAAAAATCTAAACCTTTCTATAATGAGTTCCCTGAATGGTCTGCGAACTTATATCAACAAACTCAAGATATTATTAATAATTAA
- a CDS encoding TRAP transporter small permease — translation MFKFLGKLSDIVASLAVAAIVIITILAVFMRWLLNDPLMWSEEVLIICYIWLVMIGAASAAGKRMHVSIDAITSLFPEKVQLAIAVITHIMAIIALSIFGYLGYELSIIAEDKITPIIGVSYYYIDLSVPIGASIMVLFSIQHLLEDMSKLIKGDKPCQ, via the coding sequence ATGTTTAAATTTCTGGGGAAATTAAGTGATATAGTGGCATCACTTGCCGTTGCCGCTATTGTCATTATTACTATTCTTGCTGTATTCATGCGCTGGCTTCTTAATGACCCTTTAATGTGGAGTGAGGAAGTTTTAATCATTTGCTACATTTGGTTGGTGATGATTGGTGCAGCATCCGCTGCGGGTAAAAGAATGCATGTCAGTATTGATGCGATTACCTCTTTATTTCCTGAAAAAGTACAATTAGCTATTGCGGTTATCACTCATATTATGGCCATTATTGCTTTATCTATTTTTGGGTATCTTGGATATGAACTCTCGATTATCGCAGAAGACAAAATAACACCGATTATTGGTGTGTCTTATTATTATATCGACCTTTCTGTACCCATTGGCGCATCCATCATGGTGTTATTTTCTATTCAACATTTACTGGAAGACATGAGTAAATTAATTAAAGGAGATAAACCATGTCAGTAG
- a CDS encoding TRAP transporter large permease, which translates to MSVVIACIVLIFCFLINVPIFLSVLIALLTYFFSVGDISPLIAVQRIIGAGENVTLLAIPFFILLGNLLNYTGITSRMLKFTGTLSGHYPGGLAQSNVLLSTMMGGLSASNLADCAMLSKMLVPEMTKLGYGKSFSAAVTAAGSLITPIIPPGIALIIYGFVADVSIGKMFMAAIIPGLMCCVALMFAIYLIAKKRGYKPARDKAPTFAEVYQTGKGAMSAFLLVLVIIGGIRFGIFTPTEAGAIAVLYVIVIGTFFYREMKLKDIAASFLETARSTASIMLIIMTCSALAWVLTNEQVAQDVARMMTNFSDNPYVFLMIVNAVLLVLGMFIEGNAAIIVLVPLLMPTVKLLGIDPIHFGIVMILNLAIGCLTPPMGTVMFVATSITGVRIADFIREVMPLFLTLIIVLLLVTFMPVFTTFLPSL; encoded by the coding sequence ATGTCAGTAGTTATCGCCTGTATCGTATTAATATTTTGTTTTTTAATTAATGTTCCTATTTTTTTAAGTGTGCTTATTGCATTGCTCACTTATTTCTTTTCTGTCGGCGATATCTCTCCGCTTATTGCCGTTCAGCGCATTATTGGGGCTGGAGAAAATGTCACATTACTCGCAATCCCTTTTTTCATTTTGCTAGGTAATCTTTTAAATTACACCGGTATCACTAGCCGAATGTTAAAATTTACTGGCACACTGTCTGGTCACTATCCAGGGGGACTTGCCCAGTCTAACGTATTATTAAGTACAATGATGGGTGGGCTTTCTGCATCTAACCTTGCTGACTGTGCAATGCTATCTAAAATGCTAGTGCCAGAGATGACCAAATTAGGTTATGGGAAAAGCTTCTCTGCTGCTGTTACTGCTGCAGGGTCATTAATAACACCTATTATTCCACCCGGTATTGCATTAATCATCTATGGATTTGTTGCTGATGTTTCTATTGGCAAGATGTTCATGGCTGCGATTATTCCCGGTTTAATGTGCTGCGTTGCTTTAATGTTTGCCATTTATCTTATTGCCAAAAAACGTGGATACAAACCGGCTAGAGACAAAGCTCCGACATTTGCTGAAGTTTACCAGACAGGTAAAGGAGCGATGTCTGCGTTCCTTTTAGTCCTCGTTATTATTGGTGGAATTCGTTTTGGTATCTTTACACCGACAGAAGCGGGCGCGATTGCAGTGCTTTACGTTATTGTAATTGGCACTTTCTTTTATCGTGAAATGAAGCTAAAAGACATTGCAGCCTCATTTTTAGAAACAGCTCGTTCAACAGCAAGTATTATGTTGATTATCATGACTTGCTCTGCATTAGCTTGGGTATTGACAAACGAGCAAGTGGCGCAAGATGTCGCCAGAATGATGACCAATTTCTCTGACAATCCATATGTTTTCTTAATGATTGTCAATGCTGTGCTCTTAGTTCTAGGTATGTTTATTGAGGGTAACGCCGCAATTATTGTCCTTGTTCCATTATTAATGCCTACAGTAAAACTTTTAGGAATTGACCCTATCCATTTTGGTATTGTCATGATCCTTAATTTAGCTATCGGCTGTTTAACACCACCAATGGGAACAGTCATGTTTGTGGCTACATCGATTACGGGCGTGCGTATTGCTGATTTTATTCGTGAAGTTATGCCATTATTCTTAACATTAATTATCGTATTACTCTTAGTCACTTTTATGCCTGTATTTACGACATTCCTACCAAGCTTATAA
- a CDS encoding 3-phenylpropionate MFS transporter, whose product MVIPSTRWLAIDYFTYFFAYSIFLPFWSVWLQGEGIDAEMIGVLLGVGLAARFLGAMFITPLVKEPSKLIMALRLLAGLSLIFSIGFALGSHWAWLLFVMIGFNLFFAPMVPLGDSLAGTWQKQFTFDYGKIRVWGSIAFIIGSSLMGYLAGVWGNKAIMMALIVSCLALLLGAMLKPAIMPMGAAKADGGNKVRFKQLIADKNVVRFLICVTLLQGAHAAYYGFASLFWKEAGYSDLVIGNLWSLGVVAEVIVFMLSHRLFRRWSARNLLLLSAFCGIIRWGLMGAFTALPVLIVVQILHSGTFTVCHLAAMRFISARKENEIIPLQGIYSALATGGGLAVLTIIVGYIYERVPAHHGVVFYLMALLAVPALFIRPKVVAQS is encoded by the coding sequence ATGGTCATTCCATCAACGCGTTGGCTAGCTATTGATTATTTTACCTACTTTTTTGCCTACAGTATTTTCTTACCATTTTGGTCAGTTTGGCTACAAGGTGAGGGAATTGATGCAGAAATGATAGGTGTTTTGTTAGGGGTAGGGCTTGCAGCTCGTTTCCTTGGCGCGATGTTTATTACTCCTTTAGTTAAAGAACCCTCGAAGTTGATCATGGCTTTACGCTTACTGGCAGGGCTTTCGCTCATTTTCTCTATTGGCTTCGCTCTGGGATCTCATTGGGCATGGTTACTATTTGTAATGATTGGGTTTAACCTATTTTTTGCGCCAATGGTTCCACTGGGAGATTCACTGGCAGGGACATGGCAAAAACAATTTACCTTTGACTATGGCAAGATCCGCGTCTGGGGGTCGATAGCTTTTATTATCGGCTCATCACTGATGGGGTATTTAGCGGGTGTTTGGGGTAATAAAGCCATCATGATGGCCTTGATAGTGAGCTGTTTAGCGTTATTATTAGGCGCAATGCTGAAGCCGGCAATTATGCCAATGGGGGCAGCGAAAGCGGATGGTGGTAATAAGGTTAGATTTAAACAATTGATTGCAGACAAAAATGTCGTTAGGTTTCTTATCTGTGTTACGTTACTGCAAGGGGCTCATGCGGCTTATTATGGGTTTGCTTCCCTATTTTGGAAAGAAGCCGGCTATTCAGATTTAGTCATTGGTAATTTATGGTCGCTCGGTGTCGTTGCTGAAGTCATTGTATTTATGTTAAGTCACCGTTTATTTAGACGTTGGAGTGCTCGCAATTTACTGCTGTTATCAGCCTTTTGTGGAATTATTCGTTGGGGCTTGATGGGCGCATTTACGGCATTACCGGTATTAATTGTGGTGCAAATTCTGCACAGTGGTACTTTTACGGTTTGCCACTTAGCGGCAATGCGTTTTATCAGCGCAAGAAAAGAAAATGAAATTATCCCATTACAAGGTATTTACTCTGCACTTGCGACTGGTGGTGGGTTAGCTGTACTGACAATTATTGTAGGGTACATTTATGAGCGAGTACCTGCACATCATGGCGTAGTTTTTTATTTAATGGCGCTTCTTGCTGTTCCTGCCTTATTTATTCGGCCTAAAGTGGTGGCTCAATCCTAA